A genome region from Candidatus Manganitrophus noduliformans includes the following:
- a CDS encoding aconitate hydratase, whose translation MSTEMIKKLYQSMPARLAEARKKFGRPLTLTEKILVAHVDDFGTQKWERGKAQLALRPDRVAMQDATAQMAMLQFMQAGKKQAAVPSTIHCDHLIRAQSGAKEDIERAINENKEVYNFLASAAKKYGIGFWKPGAGIIHQVVLENYAFPGALIIGTDSHTPNGGGLGAMAIGVGGADAGEVMAGLPWEVLHPKLIGVRLTGSLTGWTSAKDVILYLCGLLTTKGGTNKIVEYFGPGAETISATGKGTIANMGAELGATTSIFPYDQKMAAYLKLTEREEWAKIADANKELLTADPEVLQSPEKYYDQVIEINLSELEPHVVGPHTPDLARPISKLASEAKEKGYPIQLKAALIGSCTNSSYEDISRSAHIAKQGLKAGLKAKAQFLVTPGSERIYHTMKRDGFMQTFEEMGATVLANACGPCIGQWKRDDVKKGESNSIISSFNRNFPGRNDGIAETLSFLSSPEIVTAMAFAGDLTFDPVKGTLSAADGTKIQFEPPRGEELPAKGFAKGEEGFVAPAENGDNLTVDLPPTSERLQLLQPFPKWDGKDFSKLPILVKAKGKCTTDHISPAGPWLKYRGHLDKISDNMFLGANNAFTTEAGKANDVLTGESNLTPAQVARRYMAKGVGSVVIGDENYGEGSSREHAAMSPRFLGIKVVITKSFARIHETNLKKQGILPLIFANPKDWENFEQNDRVSVIGLSELAPGKAVDVVIHKADGKEITVQANHSMTAQQIDWFKAGSALNALNA comes from the coding sequence ATGTCTACCGAAATGATTAAGAAACTATATCAATCGATGCCGGCTCGTCTGGCGGAAGCACGTAAAAAGTTCGGCCGTCCCCTCACCCTGACGGAAAAGATCCTGGTCGCGCATGTCGACGATTTTGGAACGCAGAAGTGGGAGCGGGGGAAGGCGCAGCTGGCGCTTCGGCCCGACCGGGTCGCGATGCAGGATGCGACCGCCCAGATGGCGATGCTTCAGTTCATGCAGGCGGGGAAGAAACAGGCCGCCGTTCCGAGCACGATCCACTGCGATCATCTGATCCGGGCGCAGAGCGGGGCGAAAGAAGACATCGAGCGGGCGATCAACGAAAACAAGGAGGTCTACAACTTCCTGGCGTCGGCCGCGAAGAAATACGGGATCGGTTTCTGGAAGCCGGGGGCCGGAATCATCCATCAGGTGGTTCTTGAGAATTACGCCTTTCCGGGTGCCTTGATCATCGGGACCGATTCGCATACGCCGAACGGCGGCGGGCTTGGCGCGATGGCGATCGGCGTCGGCGGGGCCGATGCCGGTGAAGTGATGGCCGGCCTTCCGTGGGAAGTCCTCCATCCGAAACTGATCGGCGTTCGCCTGACCGGCAGCCTCACCGGATGGACCTCGGCGAAAGACGTCATCCTCTACCTCTGCGGTCTGCTGACGACCAAAGGGGGAACCAATAAAATCGTCGAATATTTCGGACCGGGCGCCGAAACGATCAGCGCCACCGGGAAGGGGACCATCGCCAACATGGGGGCCGAGCTCGGGGCGACGACTTCGATCTTCCCCTATGACCAGAAGATGGCGGCCTACCTCAAGCTGACCGAACGGGAGGAGTGGGCCAAGATTGCCGATGCGAACAAGGAACTCTTGACCGCCGATCCGGAGGTTCTCCAGTCGCCCGAGAAATATTACGACCAGGTGATCGAGATCAATCTCTCGGAGCTGGAGCCGCATGTCGTCGGTCCGCACACCCCCGACCTCGCCCGTCCGATCTCCAAGCTCGCCTCCGAGGCGAAGGAGAAGGGCTATCCGATCCAGCTCAAAGCGGCGTTGATCGGCAGCTGCACCAACTCTTCGTATGAAGATATCAGCCGGTCGGCCCACATCGCCAAGCAGGGATTGAAAGCCGGTCTTAAAGCGAAGGCGCAGTTCCTCGTCACTCCCGGCTCGGAGCGGATCTACCATACGATGAAGCGGGACGGTTTCATGCAGACCTTCGAAGAGATGGGAGCGACCGTTCTGGCGAACGCCTGCGGTCCCTGCATCGGCCAGTGGAAGCGGGACGATGTGAAGAAGGGAGAGTCGAACTCGATTATCTCTTCCTTTAACCGGAACTTCCCCGGCCGAAACGACGGGATCGCCGAGACCCTCTCCTTCCTCAGCAGCCCGGAGATCGTGACGGCGATGGCCTTTGCCGGCGATCTGACCTTCGATCCGGTGAAGGGAACCCTCTCCGCCGCCGACGGCACGAAGATTCAGTTCGAGCCGCCCCGGGGTGAAGAGCTTCCGGCCAAGGGATTTGCAAAAGGGGAAGAAGGATTTGTCGCCCCGGCGGAGAACGGCGACAACCTCACCGTCGACCTCCCGCCGACCAGCGAGCGGTTGCAACTGCTTCAGCCCTTCCCGAAATGGGATGGGAAAGATTTTTCGAAGCTCCCGATTCTGGTCAAAGCGAAGGGAAAGTGCACCACCGACCATATCTCCCCGGCCGGGCCCTGGCTGAAGTACCGGGGGCATCTCGACAAGATCAGCGACAACATGTTCCTCGGCGCCAACAACGCCTTCACGACGGAGGCGGGGAAGGCGAACGATGTCCTCACCGGCGAGTCGAACCTCACCCCGGCCCAGGTGGCCCGAAGATATATGGCCAAAGGGGTCGGGTCGGTGGTGATCGGCGATGAGAATTACGGCGAGGGAAGCTCCCGCGAGCATGCCGCGATGTCGCCCCGTTTCCTCGGCATCAAGGTGGTGATTACCAAGAGTTTCGCCCGGATCCATGAGACGAACCTTAAGAAGCAGGGGATCTTGCCGCTCATTTTTGCGAACCCGAAGGATTGGGAAAACTTTGAGCAGAACGACCGGGTCAGCGTGATCGGTCTCTCCGAGTTGGCCCCGGGCAAAGCGGTCGACGTCGTGATCCACAAGGCCGACGGTAAAGAGATCACGGTCCAGGCGAATCACAGCATGACCGCGCAGCAGATCGACTGGTTCAAAGCGGGGTCGGCGCTCAACGCGCTGAACGCGTAA
- a CDS encoding 4Fe-4S dicluster domain-containing protein, giving the protein MPTVETTEKKNLVTVEIMGKKYQVPQGITLIQAMWHTGHRITRGIGCLGGVCGACSTLYRTKGSYELKQGLGCQLIVEEGISFSLSASFPVQKPIYRMEEITDPKQDLFKYFPEVALCRNCNACTEACPQGIDVRTGIWKAAFGDFKEASNLFLSCVMCSLCVPVCIAEISSNQVGLYVRRAEGVFFNERPPQLSSRIEEIHCGKYNTQWETLMKMSEEELKTCPIA; this is encoded by the coding sequence ATGCCGACGGTGGAAACGACCGAAAAGAAGAATCTGGTGACGGTGGAGATCATGGGGAAGAAGTATCAAGTCCCCCAGGGGATCACGCTGATCCAAGCGATGTGGCATACCGGCCACCGGATCACCCGCGGCATCGGCTGTCTCGGCGGCGTCTGCGGGGCCTGCTCGACCCTCTATCGGACCAAGGGAAGTTATGAGCTCAAGCAGGGGCTCGGCTGCCAATTGATCGTCGAGGAGGGGATCTCTTTCTCTCTTTCCGCCTCCTTTCCGGTTCAGAAGCCGATCTACCGGATGGAAGAGATCACCGATCCGAAACAGGATCTCTTCAAATATTTTCCCGAAGTCGCCCTCTGCCGAAACTGCAACGCCTGCACCGAAGCCTGTCCCCAGGGAATCGACGTCCGGACCGGCATCTGGAAAGCGGCGTTCGGAGATTTCAAAGAGGCCTCCAACCTCTTCCTCTCCTGCGTGATGTGCAGCCTCTGCGTCCCGGTCTGCATCGCCGAGATCTCCTCCAATCAGGTCGGCCTCTATGTTCGCCGCGCGGAGGGGGTTTTCTTCAACGAACGGCCGCCGCAGCTTTCCAGCCGAATCGAAGAGATTCACTGTGGAAAGTACAATACGCAATGGGAGACGCTGATGAAGATGTCCGAAGAGGAGCTCAAAACCTGCCCCATCGCCTGA
- a CDS encoding 4Fe-4S dicluster domain-containing protein translates to MSHSDSQSSLIRIEVDGAEHPVPEGITVIQAMWHLGRPTIHGVGCLGGVCGACPITYRLPDQMSSKTGLACQTAVRDGMAITFIPSDSSKKAIALLPKEAPTQKTLFQYYPETRRCTACRACTSVCPQEIDVMGGVRAAINGELATVAEKFTTCVMCGLCAAVCEVQIKPHRVGMYVRRLTGAFYPKEATGLLHRIEEVRSGKYASAWDRLLSADDAALSEYCRSEEK, encoded by the coding sequence ATGTCCCATTCCGATTCTCAGTCTTCTCTGATCCGCATCGAGGTCGATGGCGCCGAACACCCCGTCCCGGAAGGAATCACCGTCATCCAAGCGATGTGGCATCTCGGCCGGCCGACGATCCACGGGGTCGGCTGTCTCGGCGGCGTTTGCGGCGCCTGTCCCATCACCTATCGCCTTCCCGATCAGATGAGTTCAAAAACGGGGCTCGCCTGCCAGACGGCGGTTCGCGATGGAATGGCGATCACCTTCATCCCCTCCGACAGCTCCAAAAAGGCGATCGCGCTTCTTCCGAAAGAAGCCCCCACGCAGAAAACCCTCTTTCAGTATTATCCCGAAACGCGCCGGTGCACCGCCTGCCGCGCCTGCACGTCGGTCTGTCCGCAGGAGATCGACGTCATGGGGGGGGTGCGGGCGGCGATCAACGGGGAGCTTGCAACCGTGGCGGAGAAGTTCACCACTTGCGTGATGTGCGGCCTTTGCGCGGCGGTCTGCGAAGTGCAGATCAAGCCCCACCGCGTCGGGATGTATGTCCGCCGTCTGACCGGCGCCTTCTATCCGAAAGAGGCGACCGGCCTGCTTCACCGGATCGAGGAGGTTCGATCGGGGAAATATGCGTCGGCGTGGGACAGGCTTCTCTCCGCCGACGATGCGGCCTTGTCCGAATATTGCCGATCTGAAGAGAAATGA
- a CDS encoding FAD-binding protein: protein MSLEDSKTRVNESRAARMKEERALLSPEDKDALIRKFHPDYKKEAYRTIQIGPNQGEQTVHELANLLEGKSPIASEEISLSPHHQVDLLIIGGGGAGATAALTAKAAGAGVLLATKLRLGDSNTVMAEGGMQVAVSAEDSPVRHFLDSLRGGYMKNDPALLKTLVEEGPEVAKWLMDIGVLFDREADGNLSIRGGGGSSKPRLLRCKDYTGLELMRVLKDCVLNEQVELLEFSPIVELLTDGEGACTGAVLKNLDNNQYVVVQAKAVILATGGIGRLHIQGFPTSNHYGATADGLPIAYRAGAKLTLQDTFQYHPTGAVYPEPMAGILVTEAIRSVGAQLVNVKGERFINEMETRDAVASAVIRECAEGRGVETAAGRRGVWLDMPMVDIVNGEGTLAHRFPNMVRQFSRYQIDIRKEPVLVYPTLHYQNGGIQINVDGESTVRNLFVAGEASGGIHGRNRLMGNSLLDIIVYGRRAGRAASKRATEIAPGKLTLAHLDQFREAQKKAGVESKTVSPMLFPDYVKKN from the coding sequence ATGAGTTTGGAAGATTCGAAAACACGGGTGAATGAGAGCCGGGCGGCGCGGATGAAAGAGGAGAGGGCGCTCCTCTCTCCGGAAGACAAAGACGCCTTGATCCGGAAGTTTCATCCCGATTATAAGAAAGAGGCGTATCGGACGATTCAGATCGGCCCCAACCAAGGGGAGCAGACGGTTCATGAGCTGGCCAACCTCCTCGAAGGGAAAAGCCCGATCGCTTCCGAAGAGATTTCCCTCTCTCCGCACCATCAGGTGGACCTGCTGATTATCGGCGGGGGGGGCGCGGGGGCGACGGCGGCGCTCACGGCGAAGGCGGCGGGGGCCGGCGTCCTCCTTGCGACCAAGCTTCGGCTGGGCGATTCGAATACGGTGATGGCCGAAGGGGGAATGCAGGTGGCGGTCTCGGCGGAAGATTCTCCCGTGCGCCACTTCCTCGATTCCCTCCGGGGCGGCTACATGAAAAACGATCCGGCGCTCCTGAAGACCCTCGTCGAAGAAGGGCCGGAGGTGGCGAAGTGGCTGATGGACATCGGCGTTCTCTTCGACCGCGAGGCCGACGGCAACCTCAGCATCCGCGGCGGCGGCGGGAGCAGCAAGCCGCGTCTGCTTCGCTGTAAAGATTATACCGGTCTTGAGTTGATGCGGGTCCTCAAGGATTGCGTCCTCAACGAGCAGGTCGAGCTGCTGGAGTTTTCTCCCATCGTCGAGCTTCTGACCGACGGGGAAGGGGCCTGCACCGGCGCCGTCTTGAAGAACCTCGACAACAATCAGTATGTCGTCGTCCAGGCGAAGGCGGTGATCCTGGCGACGGGGGGGATCGGGCGCCTTCACATTCAAGGTTTCCCGACGAGCAATCATTACGGCGCCACCGCCGACGGACTGCCGATCGCTTACCGGGCCGGGGCGAAGCTGACCCTTCAGGATACCTTTCAGTATCATCCGACCGGCGCGGTTTATCCCGAGCCGATGGCGGGGATCTTGGTGACCGAAGCGATCCGGTCGGTCGGGGCGCAGTTGGTCAATGTGAAGGGGGAGCGGTTCATCAATGAGATGGAGACGCGCGATGCGGTCGCCTCCGCCGTGATCCGAGAGTGCGCGGAGGGGCGGGGGGTGGAGACGGCGGCGGGCCGCCGCGGCGTCTGGCTCGACATGCCGATGGTCGATATCGTCAACGGAGAGGGGACCCTGGCCCATCGCTTCCCGAACATGGTCCGGCAGTTCTCGCGTTATCAGATCGATATCCGAAAAGAGCCGGTCCTGGTCTACCCGACGTTGCATTACCAGAACGGGGGAATTCAGATCAATGTCGACGGCGAATCGACCGTCCGGAATCTCTTTGTGGCGGGGGAAGCCTCCGGCGGGATTCACGGCCGCAACCGGTTGATGGGGAACTCCCTTCTCGACATCATCGTCTACGGGCGGCGGGCCGGGCGCGCGGCGTCGAAGCGGGCGACGGAGATCGCCCCCGGAAAGTTGACCCTGGCGCACCTCGATCAATTTCGCGAGGCGCAGAAGAAGGCGGGGGTCGAGTCGAAAACAGTCTCCCCGATGTTATTTCCCGATTATGTGAAGAAGAATTAA
- the sucC gene encoding ADP-forming succinate--CoA ligase subunit beta, with translation MNIHEYQAKALFAKYQIPVPNGKVAFNPQEAQAAADTLATPITVVKAQIHAGGRGKAGGVKLAKNKSDVASIAQELLGKILITPQTGPQGKEVKKLLVEEGVDIAKELYVSWVADRGTASIVLIASTEGGMEIEEVAAHSPDKIVKLSVDPVIGYQAHQGRTVGFKLGLPKEVIGQWVAMLGNLYRLFIEKDASQIEINPLIITKQNKLMALDAKVNFDDNALLRHEDIRAFRDLDEEDPLETRATAHGLNYVKLDGTIGCMVNGAGLAMATMDVIKLAGAEPANFLDVGGGASKETVKEAFQILLSDPNVKGVFVNIFGGIVRCERIAGGIIEAAKEVSINVPLVVRLEGTNAKEAKQMLAESGLNLTVADTLWDGAQKIVAQVR, from the coding sequence ATGAACATTCATGAATATCAGGCGAAGGCCCTTTTCGCGAAATATCAGATCCCTGTTCCGAACGGCAAGGTGGCATTTAATCCGCAGGAAGCGCAGGCCGCCGCCGACACCTTGGCGACGCCGATCACGGTGGTGAAGGCGCAGATTCATGCCGGCGGCCGGGGAAAAGCCGGCGGCGTCAAGCTGGCGAAGAATAAATCGGACGTCGCTTCGATCGCCCAGGAGCTGTTGGGAAAAATCCTCATTACCCCTCAGACCGGCCCGCAGGGGAAAGAGGTGAAGAAGCTCCTCGTCGAGGAAGGGGTCGATATCGCGAAAGAGCTCTATGTGAGCTGGGTGGCCGATCGGGGGACCGCGTCGATCGTCCTGATCGCCAGCACCGAAGGGGGGATGGAGATCGAAGAGGTGGCGGCGCACTCTCCCGACAAGATCGTGAAGCTCTCGGTCGATCCGGTGATCGGATACCAGGCGCACCAGGGGCGCACGGTCGGCTTCAAGCTCGGCCTTCCGAAGGAGGTCATCGGGCAATGGGTGGCGATGCTGGGGAATCTCTATCGGCTCTTCATCGAGAAGGACGCCTCTCAGATCGAGATCAATCCGCTGATCATCACCAAGCAGAACAAGCTGATGGCGCTTGACGCCAAGGTGAACTTCGACGACAACGCTCTCCTCCGCCATGAAGATATTCGGGCGTTCCGCGACCTTGACGAGGAAGACCCGCTTGAGACCCGCGCGACGGCGCATGGCCTCAACTACGTGAAGCTCGATGGGACGATAGGCTGCATGGTCAACGGCGCGGGATTGGCGATGGCGACGATGGATGTGATCAAGCTCGCCGGGGCCGAGCCGGCCAACTTCCTCGACGTCGGCGGCGGCGCTTCGAAAGAGACGGTGAAAGAGGCGTTCCAAATCTTGCTCTCCGATCCGAACGTGAAAGGGGTCTTCGTCAACATCTTCGGCGGGATCGTCCGCTGCGAGCGGATCGCCGGGGGGATCATCGAAGCGGCGAAAGAGGTCTCGATCAACGTTCCGCTCGTCGTCCGCCTTGAAGGGACCAATGCGAAGGAGGCGAAGCAGATGCTGGCCGAGTCGGGACTGAATCTGACGGTCGCCGACACGCTGTGGGACGGGGCGCAAAAAATCGTGGCGCAGGTAAGATAA
- the sucD gene encoding succinate--CoA ligase subunit alpha: MSILVNKNSRILVQGITGKEGSFHASACKAYGTKVVAGVTPGKGGTDFEGIPVFDTVEAAVEKTGADVSLIFVPPPFAADAIMESAQAGVPLIICITEGIPVLDMMKVKRFLADKPVRLIGPNCPGVITPEEAKIGIMPGFIHKKGNVGVVSRSGTLTYEAVWQLTQRGLGQSTCVGIGGDPVNGTHFVDVLGMFEKDRQTEAIVMIGEIGGDAEERAADYIKRNVSKPVVAFIAGITAPPGRRMGHAGAIIAGGKGTADDKMSALEAAGVTVVKNPALIGEAIEKLLKKKGTGVRGRVSGGKAKAKPKLKSVPKAKAKSKAKPKGKAKK, translated from the coding sequence ATGAGTATCCTGGTGAATAAGAACTCGCGGATCTTGGTGCAGGGGATCACAGGGAAGGAGGGCTCCTTCCATGCCTCGGCCTGCAAAGCCTATGGGACGAAGGTGGTCGCGGGGGTCACCCCGGGCAAAGGGGGAACCGACTTCGAGGGGATTCCGGTGTTCGATACGGTCGAAGCGGCGGTGGAGAAGACCGGCGCCGACGTGTCGCTGATCTTCGTTCCCCCCCCGTTTGCCGCCGACGCCATCATGGAGTCGGCGCAGGCCGGCGTTCCGTTGATCATCTGCATTACCGAAGGCATCCCGGTGTTGGATATGATGAAGGTGAAGCGGTTCCTCGCCGACAAGCCGGTTCGTCTGATCGGGCCGAACTGTCCCGGCGTCATCACGCCGGAAGAGGCGAAGATCGGGATCATGCCCGGCTTCATTCACAAGAAGGGGAACGTCGGCGTCGTCTCCCGAAGCGGGACCCTCACCTATGAGGCGGTCTGGCAGCTGACGCAGCGGGGACTGGGGCAGTCGACCTGCGTCGGTATCGGCGGCGACCCGGTGAACGGGACCCACTTCGTCGATGTTCTTGGCATGTTCGAGAAAGACCGGCAGACCGAGGCGATCGTGATGATCGGAGAGATCGGCGGCGACGCCGAAGAGCGGGCGGCCGATTACATCAAGCGGAACGTTAGCAAGCCGGTCGTCGCTTTCATCGCCGGGATCACCGCCCCTCCGGGACGGCGAATGGGCCATGCCGGCGCCATCATCGCCGGCGGCAAGGGGACGGCGGACGACAAGATGTCGGCCCTCGAAGCGGCCGGCGTCACGGTCGTGAAAAATCCGGCGCTGATCGGAGAGGCGATCGAGAAGCTGCTCAAGAAAAAGGGGACGGGTGTCAGGGGACGGGTGTCGGGAGGGAAAGCCAAAGCAAAGCCGAAGCTGAAGAGCGTGCCGAAGGCCAAGGCGAAGTCCAAAGCCAAGCCGAAGGGCAAAGCAAAAAAATGA
- the nfi gene encoding deoxyribonuclease V (cleaves DNA at apurinic or apyrimidinic sites) produces MNFLDLHRWDVTPLEAIEIQNRLRRQLILDQAPAVIRTIAGVDVSNAFGSNRLFAAVVVLDLQHPQPKGFPILEVATASLEVAFPYVPGLLSFREIPVVLKAWEKLQIRPDCLMADGQGIAHPRRIGIASHLGLLVDLPSIGCGKTRLIGAHREPGPLQGEWSPLIDRGETIGAVLRTRDGVSPVFISPGHRMTLDRAVEIVLSSQLRYRLPEPTRMAHQLVNEARRAA; encoded by the coding sequence ATGAACTTTCTCGATCTTCATCGATGGGATGTGACCCCCCTCGAAGCGATCGAGATCCAGAACCGGCTCCGCAGACAACTTATCTTAGATCAGGCCCCGGCGGTGATCCGAACGATCGCCGGGGTCGACGTTTCCAACGCGTTCGGGTCGAATCGGCTCTTCGCCGCCGTGGTCGTCCTCGATCTTCAACATCCGCAGCCGAAGGGATTCCCGATCCTGGAGGTGGCGACCGCCTCGTTGGAGGTCGCCTTTCCGTATGTCCCCGGTCTTCTCTCCTTCCGAGAAATCCCCGTCGTTTTAAAAGCGTGGGAGAAACTGCAGATCCGCCCCGATTGTTTGATGGCCGACGGCCAGGGGATCGCCCACCCGCGGCGGATCGGCATCGCCTCTCATCTCGGTCTGCTCGTCGATCTTCCTTCCATCGGCTGCGGCAAGACGCGGCTGATCGGCGCCCATCGCGAGCCGGGACCGCTGCAGGGCGAGTGGTCTCCCTTGATCGATCGCGGCGAGACGATCGGCGCGGTCCTCCGGACGCGCGATGGAGTGTCGCCGGTTTTTATCTCCCCCGGTCACCGGATGACCCTCGACCGGGCGGTCGAGATCGTCCTCTCCTCCCAACTCCGCTATCGTTTGCCTGAGCCGACACGGATGGCGCATCAACTCGTAAACGAAGCCCGCCGGGCGGCGTAG
- a CDS encoding GNAT family N-acetyltransferase produces MVEIVDRLEDLRILSTPWNEIAEPFGNPLLRHEWFVACAEAFCPPQQLSIVIVRSKGKITAAAPLVSVRQKGIERLELLGCSFLFEPGGFIYEDLAALEELVEGIVALKRPLLLRRVPSSAEEIRLLRGRSERHAYTTVKETEGSLWLSCKGGWAEFESALSSSRRACFRRAKRRAEAEGKVQFEMVSPDAENVDRYLEELLVVETAGWKGQHGTALQLNEPLKRFFYLYAQAAARLGLLRLGFFRMDKKAIASILAVQCAGRLWVLKTGYDEKWARCSPGALLMHEMIRYAFKQGLEGYEFLGIDEPWLRVWTDQAHAYVSTRTYPYSPKGLFGLGVDLSCQAGGKVMRRFK; encoded by the coding sequence GTGGTTGAAATTGTCGACCGTCTTGAGGATCTCCGCATCCTTTCGACGCCTTGGAACGAGATTGCAGAACCGTTTGGAAATCCCCTGCTTCGTCACGAGTGGTTTGTCGCTTGTGCCGAGGCCTTTTGCCCGCCGCAGCAACTCTCCATTGTTATCGTCCGTTCAAAAGGGAAAATCACCGCGGCGGCGCCGTTGGTTTCTGTTCGACAAAAAGGGATCGAACGACTCGAATTATTGGGTTGTTCTTTTTTGTTTGAGCCGGGCGGGTTTATTTATGAGGACCTCGCCGCGCTGGAAGAACTGGTGGAGGGCATCGTCGCTCTGAAGCGGCCGCTGCTCCTACGAAGGGTCCCCTCCTCCGCTGAAGAAATCCGCCTATTGCGCGGGCGCAGCGAGCGGCATGCCTATACGACGGTCAAGGAAACGGAGGGGTCGCTCTGGCTCTCTTGTAAAGGGGGATGGGCCGAATTCGAGTCGGCCCTTTCTTCTTCCCGCCGCGCCTGTTTCCGGAGGGCGAAAAGGCGGGCGGAGGCCGAGGGAAAGGTGCAGTTTGAGATGGTCTCTCCCGATGCCGAAAACGTCGATCGTTATCTTGAAGAGCTCCTTGTTGTGGAGACGGCCGGCTGGAAAGGACAACATGGAACGGCGCTGCAGTTGAACGAACCGCTGAAGCGGTTTTTTTATCTCTACGCTCAGGCCGCGGCGCGCCTCGGACTCCTTCGGCTTGGTTTTTTCAGGATGGATAAAAAGGCGATCGCCTCCATACTGGCGGTTCAATGCGCCGGCCGGCTCTGGGTCTTAAAGACCGGCTACGATGAAAAATGGGCCCGGTGTTCCCCCGGTGCGCTTCTGATGCATGAGATGATCCGTTATGCCTTCAAGCAGGGGCTCGAAGGATATGAATTCTTGGGAATCGATGAACCTTGGCTGCGGGTCTGGACCGACCAGGCCCACGCCTATGTCTCGACCCGAACCTATCCTTATTCTCCGAAAGGCTTGTTCGGCCTGGGGGTCGATCTCTCTTGCCAAGCGGGCGGCAAGGTCATGCGGCGCTTCAAATAA
- a CDS encoding proline dehydrogenase: MLIQIKEWMVRRLAENYIAGPHLTDALRLCRRVAARGWGSILCPWDGPGDTPEEVLSNYQTALQTIASEKLDAHLSIKAPSLRYDFEALKELLAVAGERGVRIHFDSHDFDTAPPTFRLLEKAVPYYPHIGCTLPSRWRRSFFDAECAIDLGAPVRVVKGEWPDPTGEAIDPKGRFLELIDRLAGRAREVAVATHDPVLARAALARLQKSGTPCRLEQLWGLPIRAKEVAEPLGVPVRVYIPYGHAWLPYCIGSIRRRPVILAWVARDFFMTRRGLGIP, translated from the coding sequence ATGTTGATCCAAATAAAAGAATGGATGGTCCGGCGTCTGGCCGAAAACTACATCGCCGGCCCTCATCTCACCGATGCCCTTCGTCTTTGCCGCCGGGTGGCTGCCCGAGGGTGGGGGAGTATCCTCTGTCCCTGGGACGGGCCGGGGGATACACCGGAAGAGGTTCTCTCAAATTATCAAACGGCGCTGCAGACCATCGCCTCCGAAAAGTTGGACGCCCATCTCTCGATCAAAGCCCCTTCGCTTCGGTATGATTTTGAGGCATTGAAGGAGCTTCTGGCTGTTGCCGGCGAGCGAGGGGTCCGGATTCACTTCGATTCGCATGATTTTGATACCGCCCCGCCCACTTTTCGGTTGCTTGAGAAAGCCGTTCCGTATTACCCCCACATCGGCTGCACGCTTCCTTCTCGATGGCGCCGGAGTTTTTTCGATGCCGAATGCGCCATCGATCTTGGCGCTCCGGTGCGGGTGGTCAAAGGGGAGTGGCCCGATCCTACCGGAGAAGCGATCGATCCGAAGGGACGCTTTTTGGAGCTGATCGATCGGCTGGCCGGCCGGGCGAGGGAGGTGGCGGTGGCGACGCACGATCCGGTGCTGGCCCGGGCCGCGTTGGCGCGGCTTCAAAAATCAGGAACCCCGTGCCGGTTGGAGCAGTTATGGGGGCTGCCGATTCGGGCCAAAGAGGTCGCGGAACCACTGGGGGTCCCTGTTCGGGTTTATATCCCCTATGGCCATGCGTGGCTTCCTTACTGTATCGGTTCGATCCGAAGGCGGCCGGTCATTCTGGCCTGGGTGGCCAGAGATTTTTTTATGACGCGGCGAGGCCTTGGGATTCCTTGA